One region of Strigops habroptila isolate Jane chromosome 11, bStrHab1.2.pri, whole genome shotgun sequence genomic DNA includes:
- the ECM2 gene encoding extracellular matrix protein 2, whose amino-acid sequence MQATSLVYYFLLVSLCLDFSQNETSTLVRRHRRRMHHRGLRRSSSAEHKAPRQPRMKFAAPVAVAPSIPLINIDDGVMGVFDSLIGLGGHESSYSVLPGKTGHCTANGMIMYDKAVWSPKPCITCLCSKGEVICDTTMCPSLRCPKTIIPAGECCPVCSDTASSLDSSIISLDDISEFSGNSPEPNDLDNTNVLSSAHTQTEKDELLRTEVIEVKEGHKKDGKKRKRKGKKNRQKHRAHHREKKPIRRKGDAKEEIQDESDEDDGTFRMPPHFPIPVPPIEAPPLPSGCSTSDTSVSCINAKLKQIPPISDPDLTSLDLTGNSITTISDGAFNGIPNLEWIDLSKNNITSPGIGPQAFKILKKLKRLYLDGNMLVHIPSELPSTLEEIKINDNHLHAIDEDGLKDLKNLITLELEGNKLSEANVSPLAFSPLKSLSYLRLGRNKFRIIPQGLPTTLEELYLENNQIEEVSEICFNHTRNINVIVLKHNKLEEHRIAPLAWINQENLESIDLSYNKLYHVPSYLPKSLLHLILVGNQIERIPGYVFGHMKPGLEYLYLSFNKLTDDGIDPVSFFGAYHTLRELFLDHNELKSVPFGIDEMRKLRFLRLNNNKIRTVPPERICKAHLDDDVHDNSEEEENEDSRLEHVHLENNYINTRQLSPHAFSCIRSYCSVVLKPQKSK is encoded by the exons ATGCAGGCTACATCACTAGTCTATTATTTCCTGCTTGTGTCTCTGTGCCTTGatttttctcaaaatgaaaCTAGTACACTTGTCAGGAGGCACAGGAGAAGAATGCACCACAGAGGACTGCGAAGGAGCTCCTCAGCTGAGCACAAGGCCCCCAGACAGCCAAGGATGAAGTTTGCAGCTCCGGTTGCTGTAGCACCCAGCATACCTCTCATTAATATTGATGACGGTGTTATGGGAGTATTTGACTCTCTCATAGGTTTGGGTGGACATGAATCTAGTTACAGTGTCTTGCCAG gaaAGACAGGGCACTGCACAGCTAACGGGATGATTATGTATGATAAAGCCGTCTGGTCTCCCAAGCCCTGCATTACCTGTCTCTGTTCAAAAGGAGAAGTGATATGTGATACCACCATGTGCCCTTCTCTGAGGTGTCCCAAAACAATTATACCTGCAGGAGAATGCTGCCCGGTTTGTTCTGATACTG CCTCCTCTTTGGATTCAAGTATTATTTCACTGGATGACATAAGTGAGTTTTCTGGTAATTCTCCAGAACCCAATGACCTTGACAATACCAATGTATTGTCATCAGCACATActcaaactgaaaaagatgAACTGCTGAGAACAGAAGTGATAGAGGTTAAAGAGGGTCATaaaaaggatggaaagaaaagaaaaaggaaaggcaaaaaaaatcgACAGAAGCATAGAGCCCATCACAGAGAAAAGAAGCCTATCAGAAGAAAGGGagatgcaaaagaagaaatacaagatGAAAGTGATGAAGATGATGGTACTTTCAGAATGCCACCTCATTTCCCAATTCCGGTTCCACCCATAGAAGCTCCTCCTTTGCCATCTGGATGTTCAACCTCGGACACCTCAGTAAGCTGTATTAATGCCAAACTTAAACAAATACCACCAATCTCAGATCCAGATCTAACAAGTCTAGACCTTACAG GAAATAGTATCACTACTATCTCAGATGGAGCATTCAATGGGATACCTAATTTGGAATGGATTGATCTCAGTAAAAACAATATTACCTCTCCCGGCATAGGTCCACAAGCATTCAAA ATCCTGAAAAAGCTAAAACGTTTGTATTTGGATGGAAATATGCTGGTACATATTCCATCTGAATTGCCATCAactttggaagaaataaaaataaatgacaacCACCTTCATGCCATTGATGAGGACGGCTTAAAAG ATTTAAAGAACTTGATCACCTTGGAACTGGAAGGAAATAAACTTAGTGAAGCAAACGTCAGTCCTTTGgccttttctcctttgaaaagcCTGTCTTATTTGCGActaggaagaaataaatttagaaTTATCCCACAAGGTCTTCCTACCACTcttgag GAGTTATACCTTGAAAATAATCAAATTGAAGAAGTGTCAGAAATTTGCTTTAACCATACAAGAAACATAAATGTCATTGTGCTAAAGCATAACAAATTAGAAGAGCACAGAATAGCACCTTTGGCTTGGATAAACCAAGA GAACTTGGAATCAATTGATCTCTCTTATAACAAGTTATATCATGTTCCCTCCTATCTGCCAAAATCTTTACTACATCTGATACTTGTTGGAAATCAGATTGAAAGAATTCCAGGATATGTCTTTGGTCACATGAAGCCAGGGCTGGAGTATCTCTACCTGTCCTTTAACAAACTTACTGATGATGGAATAGATCCAGTATCATTTTTTGGAGCATACCACACTCTGAGAGAGTTGTTTTTGGATCACAATGAATTAAAGTCTGTACCATTTGGAATTGATGAAATGAGAAAACTACGTTTTCTAAGACtgaacaataataaaataag GACAGTCCCTCCAGAACGCATCTGCAAGGCTCATCTCGATGACGATGTTCATGACAACAGTGAAGAGGAGGAGAATGAAGATTCACGTTTGGAACACGTTCATCTTGAAAACAACTACATCAATACAAGACAGCTATCACCACATGCATTTTCATGCATAAGATCCTACTGCAGTGTGGTTCTTAAACCACAGAAGAGCAAATAA